Below is a genomic region from Salmo salar chromosome ssa11, Ssal_v3.1, whole genome shotgun sequence.
TAATTATGGTTACTGTGCTGTTAACGTAGTAACTAGGGTTTGTGTATTTTTTCGTTTTTAGTTTATTCAATGTTTTTTGAATGCTGACTCTAGTCTGTGAACACTATGAATGCATTATTGTATCCAATACATTGTTTAGTTTAAGAGAACTCACAACTTTGTGTTCTTAAAACAAAGAATGGTTTATTAATGAGTTTGTTCATTGGTTTATTAAATAAAGGTATTGATGCACTTGCAGTTTGATGTAGCTTTCTTTCAGTAGAAGATTATACCAATTTATAACACACAGTCACTGCCAATGAATTAGGTGATTTGATTTCTTAACTTAATATTGGGAACAACAAATCAATGATTTCTTTAGAGCATGTTCATTTGACTACACAACAGTATTTCAATAAAAAGTGAATTTGAGTCCACATTTTTCAGTATTTCTAAACAACCACTGGTAGTCACTGTGTATTTTCTCTAAGCCTCACTGCCTGAACACCCTCCGGTCCCATTCTTGACCTGTCCGtccagcaggagagaggaggagcgggaTGCCTGGAGCTGCAAAGTGGGGCTCGAAGAGGAGGCCATCCAGCTCATGCTGTCCATAGAGACATTGATACAGGGCTGGGCCTTGTGCTGAGGGCTGTCCACAGAGTCATTGAGATAGGGCTGGGCCTTGTGCTGAGGGCTGTCCACAGAGTCATTGAGATAGGGCTGGGCCTTGTGCTGAGGGCTGTCCACAGAGTCATCGAGATAGGGCTGGGCCTTGTGCTGAGGGCTGTCCACAGAGTCATTGAGATAGGGCTGGGCCTTGTGCTGAGGGCTGTCCACAGAGTCATTGAGATAGGGTTGAACCTCGTGCTGAGGGCTGTCCACAGAGTCATTGAGATAGGGCTGGGCCTTGTGCTGAGGGCTGTCTGTCCACAGAGTCATTGAGATAGGGCTGGGCCTTGTGCTGAGGGCTGTCCACAGAGTCATTGAGATAGGGCTGGGCCTTGTGCTGAGGGCTGTCCACAGAGTCATCGAGATAGGGCTGGGCCTTGTGCTGAGGGCTATCCACACAGTCATTGAGATAGGGTTGGGCCTCGTGCTGAGGGCTGTCCACAGAGTCATCGAGATAGGGCTGGGCCTTGTGCTGAGGGCTGTCCACAGAGTCATTGAGATAGGGCTGGGCCTTGTGCTGAGGGCTGTCCACAGAGTCATTGAGATAGGGTTGGGCCTCGTGCTGAGGGCTGTCCACAGAGTCATTGAGATAGGGCTGGGCCTTGTGCTGAGGGCTGTCTGTCCACAGAGTCATTGAGATAGGGCTGGGCCTTGTGCTGAGGGCTGTCTGTCCACAGAGTCATTGAGATAGGGCTGGGCCTTGTGCTGAGGGCTGTCTGTCCACAGAGTCATTGAGATAGGGCTGGGCCTTGTGCTGAGGGCTGTCCACAGAGTCATTGAGATAGGGCTGGGCCTTGTGCTGAGGGCTGTCCACAGAGTCATCGAGATAGGGCTGGGCCTTGTGCTGAGGGCTGTCCACACTGTCATTGAGATAGGGTTGGGCCTCGTGCTGAGGGCTGTCCACAGAGTCATTGAGATAGGGCTGGGCCTCGTGCTGAGGGTTGTCCATAGAGTCATTGAGATAGGGCTGGGCCTCGTGCCGAGGGCTGTCCACAGAGTCATTGAGATAGGGCTGGGCCTTGTGCTGAGGGCTGTCCACAGAGTCATTGAGATAGGGCTGGGCCTCGTGCTGAGTGTTGTCCATAGAGTCATTGAGATAGGGCTGGGCCTCGTGCTGAGGGCAGAGAACATAGCGTTCTGCATGAtcatgatgattatgatgatgcaCCTGGATTGTTTCCAGATTGCCCATGTTCTTCCAGTAGGACGGGTGAGGCTGTCCAAAGGGCTCCCAGCCCCCAATGGCCCCTAACAGAGAGCCTGAGGGCTCTTCCATGTTGACATAGAGCAGGTCATCTGCCTCCTCCTGCTCAGGCATCTCCTCCAGGGCTTTCTCCAGGTCACAGCGCAGAGAGGGGAACCCTGGGCGGTCCTTAGGACTCAGCAGCCAGCAGGAGAACATCAGGAAGTAGCTACAgtatgaaggagaggaggggacgacTGAGGTTTATACAACATGAGTAGAAATAAACACAACTTCAGGTACTCCACGAACGTTACGTTGCCTCTACTGTATACCAGCAAATAATGATAATTCAGTGAGCCAACTCATACTATTGAAGTATTTATATGTACAGATCCAGAACTAGAAACTCACATGATGTCCAGGCAGCCAGGGGGCTGTTTGAGGCGGTTTCCCTGTCTAAGGTAGTCGTACATCTCACTGTTTTCCACTCCAGGGTAGGGCGTCTGCCCCCGAGTGGCTATCTCCCACGTAGTCACTCCAAACGACCactcagagagagatagagataataaGCAACTGTCACAAATGTTGTACTTGTATTTAGTCCTTATTACTTAAATACTTACGTACTTACTTAATACTAGcttgattacttatgtaaataaggtatttctgttttgcaaAAATGCCTAAAAACCTTTTTTCCCagaagggtcttaatactttctgaatgttgCAGGATTTTAAAACACGAATACAGAGGCGTACACGGAGCACATCATGTAGCCAGACCAAGTCAGGAAGGATTTCTCACCACATCACTCTTGGTGGTGTAAACTCTGTCTGCCAGGCTCTCAATGGCGATCCATTTCACTGGCATCTTTGAAATGCGTCCTTGTCTATAGTAGTCCCCGTTATAGATCTTCTTGGAAAGGCCAAAATCAGCCACACAGACAGTCATATTCTCATTCAGCCTGCAGGACAGATATGTACAACATAATAAACACTGTACTGTTATTTGTATCACTCAACATGCTAGACTTTCACAGAAAAATATTGAAGAGTATGTGTGAGAAGGAGTGGAACACATTGACAGAACAGAGGTGAGAATCCTCACATGCAGTTTCGCGCTGCCAGGTCTCTATGGATGAACCTCTTGTTGCTCAGGTATTCCATTCCCCGTGCGATGTCTGTCATGAACTTCACCAGCATCTGAGAAGGCAGGGACTGACGGatggagaggagacggagaggatTAGATAAGGCAGTCTTCTCCAACAGGGAGTGCTATACAGCAGCACAAATGGAAAATGCATAAAAGGAGAAAGGCCACAACACTAAAATGTATTTGTGTAACAAAAACTTTCCGATCTGTGTGGGAGGGAAGGGAACTGACCAAAGGATTGTCCCCAAGTCGAGAGTAGAGCAGGAAACTGTGCAGGTCCCCATGCTTCATATAGGGCAAGAGGACTATGGGGGAGGGgtagcctcctctctctgctgcctgcaGACACACCCCTACAGGGAGGACGGGGAATTAAAGAAGGAATCCAGTCAGATGGTTAGGAGTTTATAACACAACCTTACCAGACACTTGGTTATTGACCACATTTTAATAGTAGATGGAGAAAGATGTGACAAGGGACCCAGTCTGTCTCACCAAGGAGTCTCATGATGTTGGGGTGGTCAAACTCCTTCATACAAGCAGCCTCCCCGAGGAAGTCCTCCATCTCAGTGCGAGTGCAGATGGAAACTAAGGGAAGGTGAGAGGGAGGAAAAGGTGACTCAGGTAAAATATGGGAGAGACATGGCGGCAACTGACACTGTCTGATCACTCACTCTTCATGGTCTTCACAGCTACTTTGAGGACAGTCTGTTGGTGCACCAGAAGCCCTTCCAGGACAGAGCCAAACTCCCCTGCAGAGGAAGACATGGACGTGTTGTTAGTCAGGTGGGTGTATCTGGGGATCTAAGTCTCTTAAGGGCCTGGGATGTTTACTCATAGCCTGAGTAGTTCATGTCTAGGTTACATCATGTATGATAAAGGCTTCAGTCAGAGCTCACTCACCCTCTCCAAGGGTCTTGCCCAGGGTCAGCTTGTGACTGTCCACCATCACGTCCTGCAACTTCTGCTTCAATTCATCACTAATCACCAGGCTGCTCACTGtggaaagggatagataatacTCCCTTACACTGAAACAGGGATTTCTGAAAACATGACATCTTGGAAAATAACTTTAGCATGAATCCTCCCCCACTGTCCTTAAACAACTGGCAAAACATATCAGAGTGATCCCTTACAGGGGATGTTGTTCTTGTGAAATCCCGGCTCAGCAACACATGATATCATTCTTCTGCTGCGGTTTTGAAAAACAACCCAGATCATGAAGCCATTATTGTTAAGCTGCTCCAGGCTTACAGTATATATTTTCCCTTCCTGTTTACCTCACCATAACAACTCTATATTCACACTATCAACAAACACACCCCAAAACTATGATttaaaccagtggttcccaaactgtggggggCGCCTGCGAGGGGTCGGCAGGGGGGAACTCAGTCCAGCTTACTCGTggaagttgtaatagtagaatgcacaaggtgacaTTTCTATATTGGgaagtgcatcatcagttcctcttgtcatgtcagtcattgcataccttagagagctacTTATaaattgtcagaaatgtccagatcaactagcccatatTTATTTAGCTAGGTTTTTAAGCCCTTaagattttgttgtaatgttcaagtcactcaaatatcacatcaatacacattagacatgacaaaatgtgtagaattgcaggaaatacgcTTTAAACCTGCTAAatgttctctccaccaacaagaggggtgtgaacagtttgtgtcatgaacagtgcttgtacccatagaaatagacgtggcaTGCATGCAGGGGAGAATGTTCCCGACTGCTGGAAGGTGGGCCTGCCTGAAAAAGTTTGGGATCCCCTGATTTAGACCGATTTCCATTTTTATTGGAATAAATCAATTAAAAGGTATAGGTGCCTTGACCCCTAAAAACACTAGCAGTATGACTCTACCAAGACTTGTACTCTGTTCTCAATTAAATCCAAAGGGTTGTGTTAACAGCCAGATCGTGACACTACTCTGCTTCTCCACATCTGGCACAGAACAACATTGAGCAACAGGATGAAATCCAAGCCTCAACATATGTTCCTGAACTCTCACCCTGCATGACACATCATTTGATTCCAAGTCATTCACTTAAATAACTCATATATCCGCTCACCCTGCACTGTTTCTCTTATGTCACTGGCATGGCAACTCACATGTGGCTTCATTTGACTGCCGATTGTAGGTGCGTCCTGCACTGTATCTCACCACAAAATCCCCACCAGCGTTCCTCATTGGGTAAAAGGCCTTCCTGTTGCACACACAGATGGTTTAAATGAATCATCTGACAGTAATGAAAAACAATGGAACAAAGTGATACAGGGACAGTGGTGTAaagcacttaagtaaaaatactttaaagtactacttaagtcgttttttggggtatctgtactttactatttatatttttgacaactttttattttacttcccttcattcctaaagaaaataatgtacttttcacTCCATACATTTTCGCTTACACCCAGAAGTacccgttacattttgaatatttAGTAGAACAGGAAAATGGCCCAATTcacatacttatcaagagaacatccctggtcatcgctactgcctctgatctggtggactcactaaacacacatgcttcatttgtaaattatgtctgtgtgttatgtgtccctggctatccgtaaatgtatattgcttaatataagcaatttgaaattatttacacttttacttttgatacttaagtatatttttgctattacatttacttttgatacttaagtatatttaaaaccaaataatttttgactttactgaagtagtattttactggatgacttttacttttacttgagtcattttctattaaggtatctttacttttactcaagtatgacaattgggtactttttccaccactgtacagGGAGAACAATAGGTACATACCCAAAGCATGTCTCTCTTTGTCGCAATATAATTGCATATAGGATGAACCCTATCAAGGCCAGACTGACAGAAATCCCCATGACCACATACCACCAATGCCAGGAGAATGCCTGATGGAGGGACACATCTAAAACAGAGGAAAGACAGGTATGTCAGCTAGTATGTCAGACACCATAATGTGCTACCGATTAAATCAACCTAGAAAACACAGCCCctcaaatattcattttcaatctcctgctgttttcccTTCTCCTTGACCCATCACAGCCATCCTGTTGTCTCCCTCGGTTCTGTCCAGACTCACCAGGCTGTTTCTGTTTGAAGGATTGGACTGGGCTCCAGGGGCCGCAACCTGCAACAGTACAGGCACTCACACTCAGGGACACACTGTCCAGGAGGCTGGAGAGAGGGATAGCTAGCTCAGAGGACTGAACTGACTCCATAACAGCCTGAGACAGGgaaacagaacaacagcaaagataCCCATtacactgtgtatgtgtgtgtgtgtgtgtgtgcgtgtgtgtgtgtgtgtgtgtgtgtgtgtgtgtgtgtgtgtgtgtgtgtgtgtgtgtgtgtgtgtgtgtgtgtgtgttacctgggacATGTTAGCAGTGAGGTATTCCACTCTGTAGCCCAGTATTTGGCCATTTAATCTGCCTGGTGGCTTGGACCAGCTGGCAATAACATCTGTTCCATTAAACAGTCCACTCACGTTGTCTGGTGCTGCCTCTGGCACTGTCAGATACACACAAAAAGGAATAATGTGTACAACATATTAAATGATCTGTAATATACACTACTGGACTCATGGTGTTAAAACCAGTGTGAATTTAAAGAAAAGTTATGTGAATAAATACTATTTATCTTATTAAGACAACAATGTAAATAAAGACATATTTGTCTATCACGTTGTGAGTCATAGCGTGGGCGGTGGTAGGATCCTGTACTGGACCCTCTCCGGGGATGTCATCCCTGAGCATTCCACTGCTGATTGTTTCAAGATGTGGCTCTACCTCGGCCAACAAAAACAAAAGcacttctccctctatccctccaacccCCTGCCTgtttttccctctccctctatccctccaaccctctgtctgtctctccctctatccctccaacccCCTGCCTgtttttccctctccctctatccctccaaccctctgtctgtctctccctctgcctctatccctccaaccctctgtctgtctctccctctatccctccaaccctccgtctttctctccctctccctctatccctccaaccctctgtctgtctctccctctgcctctatccctccaaccctccgtctttctctccctctgcctctatccctccaaccctccgtctttctctccctctccctctatccctccaaccctctgtctgtctctccctctccctctatccctccaaccctccgtctttctctccctctgcctctatccctccaaccctccgtctttctctccctctccctctatccctccaaccctctgtctgtctctccctctgcctctatccCTCCAACCCCCTGCCTgtttttccctctccctctatccctccaaccctctgtctgtctctccctctgcctctatccctccaaccctccgtctttctctccctctccctctatccctccaaccctctgtctgtctctccctctgcctctatccctccaaccctccgtctttctctccctctccctctatccctccaaccctctgtctgtctctccctctgcctctatccctccaaccctccgtctttctctccctctgcctctatccCTCCAACCCCCTGCCTgtttttccctctccctctatccctccaaccctcggtctttctctccctctatccctccaaccttctgtgtgtctctccctctgcctctatccCTCCTGTCTTTCCCTCTGCCTCTATCCCTCCAACCCCCTGCCTGTCTTTCCCTCTGcctctatccctccaaccctctgtctgtctctccctctgcctctatccctccaaccctccgtctttctctccctctgcctctatccCTCCAACCCCCTGCCTGTCTTTCCCTCTGcctctatccctccaaccctccgtctttctctccctctgcctctatccCTCCAACCCCCTGCCTGTCTTTCCCTCTGcctctatccctccaaccctccgtctttctctccctctgcctctatccctccaaccctctgtctgtctctccctctgcctctatccctccaaccctctgtctgtctctccctctgcctctgtccctccaaccctccgcctgtctctccctccaaccctccgcctgtctctccctctccctctatccctccaaccctctgtctgtctctccctctgcctctatccctccaaccctctgt
It encodes:
- the LOC106563561 gene encoding tyrosine-protein kinase receptor UFO isoform X1, with amino-acid sequence MNGGGGCVPLFVLLLMDIATMLGLPVPAFQFLKSPANVTLSLGKPVQVVCSLQGDGGGEEPPDVVWLRDGQSLDYADTNQVQVPVTEGGWLTISELRIDHVKLSDIGRYCCMATVGRKDLMSQEGHIQLEGIPHFSVKPHDVTVAATASLSLQCLAHGPPEPVRIIWLQNGGPLNTLQDPVSHSPSTLNITGLNHTSSFSCEAHNSKGVATSASGTVTVVPSQAQKVQVVEVTNSSLHISWEPGFGGVYPVSVCSIQAALSGPDLNTLHNLLIHNQNVNVPPAQHLIPELKPYTFYDVRVACRSSQGASPWTPWVTLRTAEGVPEAAPDNVSGLFNGTDVIASWSKPPGRLNGQILGYRVEYLTANMSQAVMESVQSSELAIPLSSLLDSVSLSVSACTVAGCGPWSPVQSFKQKQPDVSLHQAFSWHWWYVVMGISVSLALIGFILYAIILRQRETCFGKAFYPMRNAGGDFVVRYSAGRTYNRQSNEATLSSLVISDELKQKLQDVMVDSHKLTLGKTLGEGEFGSVLEGLLVHQQTVLKVAVKTMKISICTRTEMEDFLGEAACMKEFDHPNIMRLLGVCLQAAERGGYPSPIVLLPYMKHGDLHSFLLYSRLGDNPLSLPSQMLVKFMTDIARGMEYLSNKRFIHRDLAARNCMLNENMTVCVADFGLSKKIYNGDYYRQGRISKMPVKWIAIESLADRVYTTKSDVWSFGVTTWEIATRGQTPYPGVENSEMYDYLRQGNRLKQPPGCLDIIYFLMFSCWLLSPKDRPGFPSLRCDLEKALEEMPEQEEADDLLYVNMEEPSGSLLGAIGGWEPFGQPHPSYWKNMGNLETIQVHHHNHHDHAERYVLCPQHEAQPYLNDSMDNTQHEAQPYLNDSVDSPQHKAQPYLNDSVDSPRHEAQPYLNDSMDNPQHEAQPYLNDSVDSPQHEAQPYLNDSVDSPQHKAQPYLDDSVDSPQHKAQPYLNDSVDSPQHKAQPYLNDSVDRQPSAQGPALSQ
- the LOC106563561 gene encoding tyrosine-protein kinase receptor UFO isoform X3: MATVGRKDLMSQEGHIQLEGIPHFSVKPHDVTVAATASLSLQCLAHGPPEPVRIIWLQNGGPLNTLQDPVSHSPSTLNITGLNHTSSFSCEAHNSKGVATSASGTVTVVPSQAQKVQVVEVTNSSLHISWEPGFGGVYPVSVCSIQAALSGPDLNTLHNLLIHNQNVNVPPAQHLIPELKPYTFYDVRVACRSSQGASPWTPWVTLRTAEGVPEAAPDNVSGLFNGTDVIASWSKPPGRLNGQILGYRVEYLTANMSQAVMESVQSSELAIPLSSLLDSVSLSVSACTVAGCGPWSPVQSFKQKQPDVSLHQAFSWHWWYVVMGISVSLALIGFILYAIILRQRETCFGKAFYPMRNAGGDFVVRYSAGRTYNRQSNEATLSSLVISDELKQKLQDVMVDSHKLTLGKTLGEGEFGSVLEGLLVHQQTVLKVAVKTMKISICTRTEMEDFLGEAACMKEFDHPNIMRLLGVCLQAAERGGYPSPIVLLPYMKHGDLHSFLLYSRLGDNPLSLPSQMLVKFMTDIARGMEYLSNKRFIHRDLAARNCMLNENMTVCVADFGLSKKIYNGDYYRQGRISKMPVKWIAIESLADRVYTTKSDVWSFGVTTWEIATRGQTPYPGVENSEMYDYLRQGNRLKQPPGCLDIIYFLMFSCWLLSPKDRPGFPSLRCDLEKALEEMPEQEEADDLLYVNMEEPSGSLLGAIGGWEPFGQPHPSYWKNMGNLETIQVHHHNHHDHAERYVLCPQHEAQPYLNDSMDNTQHEAQPYLNDSVDSPQHKAQPYLNDSVDSPRHEAQPYLNDSMDNPQHEAQPYLNDSVDSPQHEAQPYLNDSVDSPQHKAQPYLDDSVDSPQHKAQPYLNDSVDSPQHKAQPYLNDSVDRQPSAQGPALSQ
- the LOC106563561 gene encoding tyrosine-protein kinase receptor UFO isoform X2: MNGGGGCVPLFVLLLMDIATMLGLPVPAFQFLKSPANVTLSLGKPVQVVCSLQGDGGGEEPPDVVWLRDGQSLDYADTNQVQVPVTEGGWLTISELRIDHVKLSDIGRYCCMATVGRKDLMSQEGHIQLEGIPHFSVKPHDVTVAATASLSLQCLAHGPPEPVRIIWLQNGGPLNTLQDPVSHSPSTLNITGLNHTSSFSCEAHNSKGVATSASGTVTVVPSQAQKVQVVEVTNSSLHISWEPGFGGVYPVSVCSIQAALSGPDLNTLHNLLIHNQNVNVPPAQHLIPELKPYTFYDVRVACRSSQGASPWTPWVTLRTAEGVPEAAPDNVSGLFNGTDVIASWSKPPGRLNGQILGYRVEYLTANMSQAVMESVQSSELAIPLSSLLDSVSLSVSACTVAGCGPWSPVQSFKQKQPDVSLHQAFSWHWWKAFYPMRNAGGDFVVRYSAGRTYNRQSNEATLSSLVISDELKQKLQDVMVDSHKLTLGKTLGEGEFGSVLEGLLVHQQTVLKVAVKTMKISICTRTEMEDFLGEAACMKEFDHPNIMRLLGVCLQAAERGGYPSPIVLLPYMKHGDLHSFLLYSRLGDNPLSLPSQMLVKFMTDIARGMEYLSNKRFIHRDLAARNCMLNENMTVCVADFGLSKKIYNGDYYRQGRISKMPVKWIAIESLADRVYTTKSDVWSFGVTTWEIATRGQTPYPGVENSEMYDYLRQGNRLKQPPGCLDIIYFLMFSCWLLSPKDRPGFPSLRCDLEKALEEMPEQEEADDLLYVNMEEPSGSLLGAIGGWEPFGQPHPSYWKNMGNLETIQVHHHNHHDHAERYVLCPQHEAQPYLNDSMDNTQHEAQPYLNDSVDSPQHKAQPYLNDSVDSPRHEAQPYLNDSMDNPQHEAQPYLNDSVDSPQHEAQPYLNDSVDSPQHKAQPYLDDSVDSPQHKAQPYLNDSVDSPQHKAQPYLNDSVDRQPSAQGPALSQ